The following proteins come from a genomic window of Panicum hallii strain FIL2 chromosome 8, PHallii_v3.1, whole genome shotgun sequence:
- the LOC112902140 gene encoding zinc-finger homeodomain protein 4-like, which translates to MDLSGTQGELAIPRHANVVVSPYGAGVGGGSAGGHVLQLHHGNNNGQSPALPPSPPAAPAEEMESSGKKRGLAAGAGIGGGGGSAAVRYRECLKNHAAAIGGNATDGCGEFMPSGEEGSLEALKCSACGCHRNFHRKEADDDDDVDMYAVGDGFGRGHGPRAAHRLLAPALPHHSKGGSGGGLLVSAADPYGAYAAARALPPALPPPGHGHGHVHHLPHHQYVMPLNMMHTGSESDDMDGGAAGGGDAERGGSGGSSSSKKRFRTKFTPEQKARMLEFAERVGWRLQKLDDGMVQAFCQEIGVKRRVLKVWMHNNKHNLATKRLETSPQEQPAVAAAMASPPAPPQMPLQMMPAGMMPPPPQAAGPSCLRGGPGSPPPPKLE; encoded by the coding sequence ATGGATCTGTCTGGCACGCAGGGCGAGCTCGCGATCCCAAGGCACGCCAACGTCGTCGTCTCTCCCTACGGTGCCGGCGTCGGCGGTGGGAGCGCCGGCGGCCATGTCCTGCAGTTGCACCATGGCAACAACAATGGCCAGTCCCCGGCGCTGCCTCCGTCGCCGCCTGCCGCGCCGGCAGAGGAGATGGAGAGCTCCGGGAAAaagcgcgggctggcggccggcgccggcattggcggcggcgggggtagCGCCGCGGTGAGGTACCGCGAGTGCCTGAAGAACCACGCGGCGGCCATCGGCGGCAACGCCACCGACGGGTGCGGCGAGTTCATGCCGAGCGGCGAGGAGGGCTCGCTGGAGGCGCTGAAGTGCTCCGCCTGCGGCTGCCACCGCAACTTCCACCGCAAGGAggcggacgacgacgacgacgtcgaCATGTACGCCGTGGGCGACGGGTTCGGCCGCGGCcacggcccccgcgccgcccaccgcctccTGGCCCCCGCCCTGCCGCACCACAGCaagggcggcagcggcggcgggctcCTGGTCTCCGCGGCCGACCCCTACGGCGCCTacgccgcggcgcgcgcgctccccccggcgctgccgccgccggggcacgggcacgggcacgtCCACCACCTCCCCCACCACCAGTACGTGATGCCGCTGAACATGATGCACACCGGCTCGGAGTCCGACGAcatggacggcggcgcggcgggcggcggcgacgcggagcgcggcggcagcggcggctcgtCGTCGTCCAAGAAGCGGTTCCGCACCAAGTTCACCCCGGAGCAGAAGGCCCGCATGCTGGAGTTCGCGGAGCGCGTGGGGTGGCGCCTCCAGAAGCTGGACGACGGCATGGTGCAGGCCTTCTGCCAGGAGATCGGCGTGAAGCGGCGCGTGCTCAAGGTGTGGATGCacaacaacaagcacaaccTCGCCACCAAGCGCCTGGAGACCTCGCCGCAGGAGCagccggcggtggcggcagccATGGcgtccccgccggcgccgccgcagaTGCCTCTCCAGATGATGCCCGCTGGAatgatgccgccgccgccgcaggccgccgGGCCCTCCTGCCTCCGCGGCGGCCCCgggtccccgccgccgcccaagctCGAGTGA